In one window of Electrophorus electricus isolate fEleEle1 chromosome 15, fEleEle1.pri, whole genome shotgun sequence DNA:
- the tomt gene encoding transmembrane O-methyltransferase homolog, with protein sequence MVSAAIGLAFLPLLLTLLIRYRYYFVLFYRAVLLRWVQDLVTGISREERVYQYVLTHAIPGDPDSILDTFDDWCTKVEFISHIGPKKGMILDRLLKEHQPLTVLELGTHCGYSAVRIARSLPLGARLYSVEMDQRNAEVAEKIVRLAGFDDDTVELIVRPSDEVIPCLRENYGVERLDFVFMDHWKRCYLPDLQMLEGSGLLGEGSVILADNVIFPGAPNFLRHIRRSGLYEHRVHRAMLEYISGIRDGMAELIYRGAK encoded by the exons ATGGTCTCGGCAGCCATCGGTCTGGCCTTCCTGCCCCTCCTGCTCACGCTGCTCATCCGGTACCGGTATTACTTCGTACTGTTCTACCGGGCCGTGCTGTTGCGCTGGGTGCAGGACCTCGTAACGGGCATCAGCAGAGAGGAGCGAGTGTACCAGTACGTCTTGACGCATGCCATTCCGGGCGACCCTGACAGTATCCTCGACACCTTTGACGACTGGTGCACCAAAGTGGAGTTTATTAGCCACATAGGTCCGAAAAAAG GGATGATCCTGGACCGGCTGCTGAAGGAGCACCAGCCTCTGACGGTGCTGGAGCTGGGCACGCACTGCGGCTACAGCGCCGTGCGCATCGCCCGATCCCTGCCGCTCGGAGCGCGCCTCTACTCCGTGGAGATGGATCAGCGAAACGCGGAGGTGGCTGAGAAGATCGTGCGCTTGGCAGGGTTCGACGACGACACG GTGGAGCTGATCGTGCGCCCCTCGGACGAGGTGATCCCGTGCCTGCGCGAGAACTACGGCGTCGAGCGTCTCGACTTCGTCTTCATGGACCACTGGAAACGGTGCTACCTGCCCGACCTGCAGATGCTGGAGGGTAGCGGGCTCCTCGGCGAGGGCTCCGTCATCCTCGCCGACAACGTCATTTTCCCCGGGGCGCCGAACTTCCTGCGGCACATCCGCCGCTCGGGCCTGTACGAGCACCGGGTGCACCGCGCCATGCTCGAGTACATCAGCGGCATCAGAGATGGCATGGCCGAGCTCATCTACCGCGGGGCCAAGTGA